One genomic segment of Ignavibacteriota bacterium includes these proteins:
- a CDS encoding MFS transporter has product MKKNLSSKNKSLKHWQIKIFSATWIAYVGYYFARKAFYVVKSPLADSLSFTALDLAHLGTAYLVFYMVGQYSSAYFGRKLGPKLLLLLGMGISLTCNFVFGLSNSFWTILLFLSLNGLAQGTGWPGCIGSLAFWFKREKRGTILGFWSTCYQVGSVISTSFAAYILGEFGWRWSFFGASIVLLIIWFIVLFMHPNRPEDVGLEPIEEEDVTCENENLNSGKLGWSKDVWATVITMGLIYFTIKFLRYALWSWVPFFFNKNFSMDVSNAGYLSVVFDLAGFAGVLFAGFVSDKIFKGKRSLLSAIMLSLMAFAFILMYVKGESSLLFFTISMGIAGFMLYGPDSLISGVGAIDVGSKRGALTAAGIINGTGSIGPIFQEEIIGWLYTKYNQELTPILILLVSMALLSALLTFYLWWKSKKGEVNL; this is encoded by the coding sequence AAAAAATCTATCATCTAAAAATAAATCGCTTAAGCATTGGCAAATAAAAATCTTTAGTGCAACATGGATTGCGTATGTCGGATATTATTTTGCACGCAAAGCATTTTATGTAGTTAAAAGTCCGCTTGCAGATTCATTAAGTTTTACTGCATTAGATTTAGCCCATCTCGGAACAGCTTATTTAGTTTTTTACATGGTAGGTCAATATTCAAGTGCATATTTTGGAAGGAAACTTGGTCCAAAACTTTTATTACTTCTTGGAATGGGTATTTCTTTAACATGTAATTTTGTTTTTGGGCTTTCAAATAGTTTTTGGACAATTTTACTATTTCTATCATTAAACGGTTTGGCTCAGGGTACTGGATGGCCCGGATGTATTGGATCACTTGCATTTTGGTTTAAACGGGAAAAAAGAGGAACAATATTAGGATTTTGGTCAACATGCTATCAAGTGGGATCTGTAATTTCAACTTCTTTTGCAGCATACATTCTTGGTGAGTTTGGCTGGAGATGGTCTTTTTTTGGAGCTTCAATTGTATTACTGATTATTTGGTTTATTGTATTATTTATGCATCCAAACAGACCAGAAGATGTTGGACTTGAACCAATTGAAGAAGAAGATGTAACTTGTGAAAATGAGAATCTTAATTCCGGTAAATTGGGTTGGTCAAAAGATGTATGGGCTACCGTTATTACAATGGGTTTAATCTATTTTACAATAAAATTTTTACGTTATGCTCTTTGGAGTTGGGTTCCGTTTTTTTTCAATAAGAATTTTTCTATGGATGTTAGTAATGCGGGATATTTATCAGTAGTATTTGATTTAGCTGGATTTGCCGGTGTTTTATTTGCAGGTTTTGTATCCGATAAAATTTTTAAAGGAAAACGATCTTTATTATCGGCAATTATGCTTAGTCTTATGGCTTTTGCTTTTATATTGATGTATGTTAAAGGCGAATCAAGTTTATTATTTTTTACTATTTCTATGGGAATTGCCGGATTTATGTTATACGGACCGGATTCTCTAATTTCCGGTGTGGGTGCAATTGATGTTGGTTCAAAGCGAGGGGCATTAACTGCTGCGGGAATTATAAACGGAACAGGTTCAATCGGTCCAATTTTCCAAGAAGAAATTATTGGATGGCTTTATACAAAATACAATCAAGAATTAACTCCTATCTTAATTTTATTAGTCTCAATGGCGCTTTTAAGTGCGTTACTTACTTTTTATCTTTGGTGGAAATCAAAGAAAGGTGAAGTAAATTTATAA
- a CDS encoding DUF1080 domain-containing protein has product MKQLKYVTLLLFLISLSNIFSQKKLNDVKEEVMKTNYSDVRIKEIPAAMQCWTFRQLSFMETLEKVNKLGIKYLEAFPGQKLFANNDEKTMRPGMSEDDMKMVKDKLAEYGITLRAFGVTNFENNETDARKTFDFAKKMGIKVIMLEPSYDDYSIVDKMVKEYNIKVGIHNHPQPSKYWNPETVMKNVDGLDSRIGICGDTGHWLRSGINPLEALRLFKGRIHNVHLKDLDKAGVKEAEDVPFGSGKVNIHDILAELTLQNYKGTFSIEHEREDEQPDPSSSIAKGLDYIKSITYYKGFTEVLGSNDNGKYNKHGWNHYGPGYFDLDENTGVLTSSGGMGLFWYSVKKYDNFVLDLEYKCLAPQTNSGIFFRVPEVVTSDDYIYHSFEIQIDDDADPSHKTGSVYDAEPAKEDAVKPTGEWNHYRITVVGNNIKVELNDVLVNDWNAEPRGKIKDFSSSGYFGLQNHDSDARVSFKNIFVKELK; this is encoded by the coding sequence ATGAAACAACTCAAATATGTGACTTTATTATTATTTCTAATTTCATTATCAAATATTTTTTCACAAAAAAAATTAAATGATGTAAAAGAAGAAGTTATGAAAACAAATTATTCTGATGTAAGAATTAAAGAAATTCCTGCGGCAATGCAATGCTGGACATTTAGACAACTTTCGTTTATGGAAACTTTAGAAAAAGTTAACAAATTAGGAATAAAATATCTTGAAGCTTTTCCTGGTCAAAAATTATTCGCAAACAATGATGAAAAAACAATGCGTCCAGGAATGAGTGAAGATGATATGAAAATGGTTAAAGATAAACTTGCAGAATACGGAATTACTTTACGTGCATTTGGTGTAACTAATTTTGAAAACAATGAAACCGATGCAAGAAAAACTTTTGACTTTGCAAAAAAAATGGGAATTAAAGTCATAATGTTAGAGCCTAGTTATGATGATTATTCAATTGTTGATAAAATGGTAAAAGAATACAATATAAAAGTTGGAATTCATAATCATCCGCAGCCTTCAAAATATTGGAATCCCGAAACTGTTATGAAAAATGTTGATGGTCTTGATTCGAGAATTGGAATTTGCGGAGATACCGGTCATTGGCTAAGAAGCGGAATAAATCCTCTTGAAGCTTTGAGATTATTTAAAGGAAGAATTCATAATGTTCATCTTAAAGATTTAGATAAAGCCGGTGTTAAAGAAGCTGAAGATGTTCCATTCGGTTCTGGCAAAGTTAATATTCATGATATTTTAGCTGAGTTAACACTTCAAAATTACAAAGGAACTTTTTCTATCGAGCATGAAAGGGAAGATGAACAACCTGATCCAAGTTCGTCAATAGCTAAAGGATTGGATTATATTAAAAGTATAACTTATTACAAAGGTTTTACAGAAGTTCTTGGTTCAAATGATAATGGAAAATACAATAAACATGGTTGGAACCATTATGGTCCTGGATATTTTGATTTGGATGAAAATACGGGTGTTCTTACATCAAGCGGTGGTATGGGATTATTTTGGTATAGCGTAAAAAAATATGATAATTTCGTTCTTGATTTAGAATATAAATGTTTGGCTCCTCAAACAAATTCCGGAATATTTTTTAGAGTACCGGAAGTTGTTACAAGTGATGATTATATATATCATTCTTTTGAAATTCAAATTGATGATGATGCCGATCCAAGTCATAAAACCGGCTCTGTATACGATGCTGAACCAGCTAAAGAAGATGCAGTGAAACCAACCGGTGAATGGAATCATTACAGAATTACAGTTGTTGGAAATAATATAAAAGTAGAACTTAATGATGTTTTAGTAAATGATTGGAATGCCGAACCAAGAGGTAAAATTAAAGATTTTTCTTCCTCCGGTTACTTTGGATTGCAAAATCATGATAGCGATGCAAGAGTTTCTTTTAAAAATATTTTTGTAAAAGAATTAAAATAA